Proteins from one Triticum aestivum cultivar Chinese Spring chromosome 7A, IWGSC CS RefSeq v2.1, whole genome shotgun sequence genomic window:
- the LOC123152914 gene encoding histone H3.3-like — protein sequence MDVELCFDGTLIRSCNEATSKQCSQAKAEPRWHCQEKNTAAMVRAMAAGGPRKQLATKAARKSAPTTGGVKKPHRYRPGTVALREIRKYQKSTELLIRKLPFQRLVREIAQDFKTDLRFQSHAVLALQEAAEAYLVGLFEDTNLCAIHAKRVTIMPKDIQLARRIRGERA from the exons ATGGATGTGGAGCTCTGTTTCGACGGCACCCTTATTCGTAGTTGCAACGAGGCCACATCCAAGCAATGCTCGCAGGCCAAGGCAGAGCCGAGGTGGCACTGCCAAGAAAAAAACACAGCAGCCATGGTGCGAGCCATGGCGGCCGGTGGG CCCCGAAAGCAGCTCGCCACCAAG GCCGCGAGGAAGTCGGCGCCGACGACCGGCGGCGTGAAGAAGCCCCACCGCTACAGGCCCGGGACCGTGGCGCTCCGTGAGATCCGCAAGTACCAGAAGAGCACGGAGCTGCTGATCCGCAAGCTGCCCTTCCAGCGCCTGGTGAGGGAGATCGCCCAGGACTTCAAGACCGACCTCCGCTTCCAGAGCCACGCAGTGCTGGCCCTCCAGGAGGCGGCCGAGGCGTACCTGGTGGGACTCTTCGAGGACACCAACCTGTGCGCCATCCACGCCAAGCGCGTCACcatcatgcccaaggacatccaGCTCGCCCGCCGCATCCGTGGCGAAAGGGCCTAA